A single region of the Capsicum annuum cultivar UCD-10X-F1 unplaced genomic scaffold, UCD10Xv1.1 ctg5204, whole genome shotgun sequence genome encodes:
- the LOC124892927 gene encoding uncharacterized protein LOC124892927 has product MSKNSVNVEVPDLCYFFEFCPLRTSRTPSYPGRRFFGCKVPKENGGCGYFRWIDPKPSISVHQYSEVESSLMITCKDGENLCDRLKQKLKDVEQERDTLCEKLKDSEEKLIALTQKLKKVKLERECAKLKLNRLVLLLLIVLTVKWFFHMV; this is encoded by the exons ATGTCGAAAAATTCTGTTAATGTTGAGGTTCCCGATTTGTGTTATTTTTTCGAATTTTGTCCTTTAAGAACTTCAAGGACACCATCATATCCGGGCCGTAGATTTTTTGGATGTAAAGTTCCAAAG GAAAATGGAGGATGTGGgtactttagatggattgatccaAAACCTTCAATTTCTGTGCATCAATATTCTGAGGTAGAATCGAGCTTAATGATTACGTGCAAAGATGGTGAAAATTTGTGTGATCGATTGAAGCAAAAGCTCAAAGACGTTGAACAAGAGAGGGACactttgtgtgagaaattgaaagatagtgAAGAAAAGTTGATTGCATTGACGCAAAAACTCAAAAAGGTTAAACTTGAAAGGGAATGTGCCAAGCTTAAATTGAATAGGCTTGTTCTGCTTCTTCTCATTGTTCTTACTGTAAAATGGTTCTTTCATATGGTGTAA